In one window of Arachis ipaensis cultivar K30076 chromosome B06, Araip1.1, whole genome shotgun sequence DNA:
- the LOC107645802 gene encoding E3 ubiquitin protein ligase DRIP2 isoform X1, which translates to MVMAKVKRQKLQACITCPLCHKLLRDATTISLCLHTFCRKCIYKKLSDDEMDCCPVCYVDLGCLPLQKLRPDHNLQDIRAKIFPFRRRKIDAPQVVPSITLPAKRKERSLSSLVVNAPKVSNQTGFTGKRTKSGTRKAAEETYGEHNLGSFVADPSKKRPNEDTENSMELAEGKGDLWTPLNCLVEAANRTKSSKSNSQGTPHAKLESPSTAYGGLDMVATTTKSDLPTSLKSAFHMVKTKIKDNRHKRFGADKEGHTLHSGSAVKQKRPLRPVQERAEASETSASDTTGSRCDGKNSPIWFSLVASEDQKGDVPLPQISACYLRIKDGTVPVSFIQKYLVKKLNLTNEAEVEIMCRGQPVLPNLQLHNLVDLWFCSGSTTKKMPASVGSSAKDFVMVLSYCRKVVPH; encoded by the exons ATGGTTATGGCGAAGGTGAAGAGGCAGAAGCTGCAAGCATGCATCACGTGCCCACTCTGCCACAAACTCCTCCGAGACGCCACCACCATCTCCCTCTGCCTTCACACTT TTTGCAGGAAGTGCATATATAAGAAGCTTTCAGATGACGAGATGGATTGTTGTCCAGTATGTTATGTTGATCTCGGATGCCTTCCACTCCAAAAACTCAG GCCAGACCACAATTTGCAAGATATTAGGGCCAAAATATTCCCTTTTAGGCGAAGAAAAATCGATGCTCCCCAAGTTGTTCCTTCAATAACCTTGCCTGCAAAGAGGAAGGAAAGATCACTTTCATCATTGGTGGTTAATGCTCCCAAGGTTTCAAATCAGACTGGCTTCACAGGCAAGAGAACAAAATCTGGCACAAGAAAGGCAGCTGAAGAAACATATGGTGAACATAATCTG GGTTCTTTTGTAGCTGATCCTTCTAAGAAGAGGCCCAATGAAGATACAGAAAACAGTATGGAACTTGCAGAAGGGAAGGGTGATCTCTGGACGCCCTTGAACTGTCTCGTTGAAGCTGCCAATCGAACAAAGTCCTCCAAATCAAACTCACAAGGGACTCCTCATGCCAAGTTAGAGTCTCCATCAACTGCTTATGGTGGACTAGACATGGTTGCAACCACAACCAAATCAGACCTACCTACTTCATTGAAGAGTGCATTTCACATGGTTAAAACTAAAATCAAGGATAATAGACATAAAAGGTTCGGAGCTGACAAGGAGGGACACACCCTGCATTCAGGATCTGCAGTGAAGCAAAAAAGGCCGCTGCGTCCTGTTCAGGAAAGAGCAGAAGCATCTGAGACATCTGCCTCAGATACAACAGGGAGCAGGTGTGATGGGAAAAACAGTCCTATTTGGTTTTCCTTAGTTGCTTCGGAAGACCA GAAGGGAGATGTTCCTTTGCCACAGATTTCAGCATGTTATTTAAGAATAAA GGATGGTACTGTGCCTGTCTCATTTATACAAAAGTATCTTGTGAAGAAACTTAATCTAACAAATGAAGCAGAG GTGGAAATAATGTGCCGGGGTCAGCCTGTGTTGCCAAATTTGCAGCTGCATAACTTAGTAGACTTGTGGTTCTGCTCAGGGTCAACTACAAAGAAGATGCCGGCATCTGTGGGCTCCTCGGCTAAGGACTTTGTCATGGTTTTATCATATTGTCGAAAGGTCGTACCTCATTGA
- the LOC107645802 gene encoding E3 ubiquitin protein ligase DRIP2 isoform X2 — MVMAKVKRQKLQACITCPLCHKLLRDATTISLCLHTFCRKCIYKKLSDDEMDCCPVCYVDLGCLPLQKLRPDHNLQDIRAKIFPFRRRKIDAPQVVPSITLPAKRKERSLSSLVVNAPKVSNQTGFTGKRTKSGTRKAAEETYGEHNLGSFVADPSKKRPNEDTENSMELAEGKGDLWTPLNCLVEAANRTKSSKSNSQGTPHAKLESPSTAYGGLDMVATTTKSDLPTSLKSAFHMVKTKIKDNRHKRFGADKEGHTLHSGSAVKQKRPLRPVQERAEASETSASDTTGSRKGDVPLPQISACYLRIKDGTVPVSFIQKYLVKKLNLTNEAEVEIMCRGQPVLPNLQLHNLVDLWFCSGSTTKKMPASVGSSAKDFVMVLSYCRKVVPH, encoded by the exons ATGGTTATGGCGAAGGTGAAGAGGCAGAAGCTGCAAGCATGCATCACGTGCCCACTCTGCCACAAACTCCTCCGAGACGCCACCACCATCTCCCTCTGCCTTCACACTT TTTGCAGGAAGTGCATATATAAGAAGCTTTCAGATGACGAGATGGATTGTTGTCCAGTATGTTATGTTGATCTCGGATGCCTTCCACTCCAAAAACTCAG GCCAGACCACAATTTGCAAGATATTAGGGCCAAAATATTCCCTTTTAGGCGAAGAAAAATCGATGCTCCCCAAGTTGTTCCTTCAATAACCTTGCCTGCAAAGAGGAAGGAAAGATCACTTTCATCATTGGTGGTTAATGCTCCCAAGGTTTCAAATCAGACTGGCTTCACAGGCAAGAGAACAAAATCTGGCACAAGAAAGGCAGCTGAAGAAACATATGGTGAACATAATCTG GGTTCTTTTGTAGCTGATCCTTCTAAGAAGAGGCCCAATGAAGATACAGAAAACAGTATGGAACTTGCAGAAGGGAAGGGTGATCTCTGGACGCCCTTGAACTGTCTCGTTGAAGCTGCCAATCGAACAAAGTCCTCCAAATCAAACTCACAAGGGACTCCTCATGCCAAGTTAGAGTCTCCATCAACTGCTTATGGTGGACTAGACATGGTTGCAACCACAACCAAATCAGACCTACCTACTTCATTGAAGAGTGCATTTCACATGGTTAAAACTAAAATCAAGGATAATAGACATAAAAGGTTCGGAGCTGACAAGGAGGGACACACCCTGCATTCAGGATCTGCAGTGAAGCAAAAAAGGCCGCTGCGTCCTGTTCAGGAAAGAGCAGAAGCATCTGAGACATCTGCCTCAGATACAACAGGGAGCAG GAAGGGAGATGTTCCTTTGCCACAGATTTCAGCATGTTATTTAAGAATAAA GGATGGTACTGTGCCTGTCTCATTTATACAAAAGTATCTTGTGAAGAAACTTAATCTAACAAATGAAGCAGAG GTGGAAATAATGTGCCGGGGTCAGCCTGTGTTGCCAAATTTGCAGCTGCATAACTTAGTAGACTTGTGGTTCTGCTCAGGGTCAACTACAAAGAAGATGCCGGCATCTGTGGGCTCCTCGGCTAAGGACTTTGTCATGGTTTTATCATATTGTCGAAAGGTCGTACCTCATTGA
- the LOC107645802 gene encoding E3 ubiquitin protein ligase DRIP2 isoform X6: protein MVMAKVKRQKLQACITCPLCHKLLRDATTISLCLHTFCRKCIYKKLSDDEMDCCPVCYVDLGCLPLQKLRPDHNLQDIRAKIFPFRRRKIDAPQVVPSITLPAKRKERSLSSLVVNAPKVSNQTGFTGKRTKSGTRKAAEETYGEHNLGSFVADPSKKRPNEDTENSMELAEGKGDLWTPLNCLVEAANRTKSSKSNSQGTPHAKLESPSTAYGGLDMVATTTKSDLPTSLKSAFHMVKTKIKDNRHKRFGADKEGHTLHSGSAVKQKRPLRPVQERAEASETSASDTTGSRKGDVPLPQISACYLRIKTWIVIHKPASLIIFWMVLCLSHLYKSIL, encoded by the exons ATGGTTATGGCGAAGGTGAAGAGGCAGAAGCTGCAAGCATGCATCACGTGCCCACTCTGCCACAAACTCCTCCGAGACGCCACCACCATCTCCCTCTGCCTTCACACTT TTTGCAGGAAGTGCATATATAAGAAGCTTTCAGATGACGAGATGGATTGTTGTCCAGTATGTTATGTTGATCTCGGATGCCTTCCACTCCAAAAACTCAG GCCAGACCACAATTTGCAAGATATTAGGGCCAAAATATTCCCTTTTAGGCGAAGAAAAATCGATGCTCCCCAAGTTGTTCCTTCAATAACCTTGCCTGCAAAGAGGAAGGAAAGATCACTTTCATCATTGGTGGTTAATGCTCCCAAGGTTTCAAATCAGACTGGCTTCACAGGCAAGAGAACAAAATCTGGCACAAGAAAGGCAGCTGAAGAAACATATGGTGAACATAATCTG GGTTCTTTTGTAGCTGATCCTTCTAAGAAGAGGCCCAATGAAGATACAGAAAACAGTATGGAACTTGCAGAAGGGAAGGGTGATCTCTGGACGCCCTTGAACTGTCTCGTTGAAGCTGCCAATCGAACAAAGTCCTCCAAATCAAACTCACAAGGGACTCCTCATGCCAAGTTAGAGTCTCCATCAACTGCTTATGGTGGACTAGACATGGTTGCAACCACAACCAAATCAGACCTACCTACTTCATTGAAGAGTGCATTTCACATGGTTAAAACTAAAATCAAGGATAATAGACATAAAAGGTTCGGAGCTGACAAGGAGGGACACACCCTGCATTCAGGATCTGCAGTGAAGCAAAAAAGGCCGCTGCGTCCTGTTCAGGAAAGAGCAGAAGCATCTGAGACATCTGCCTCAGATACAACAGGGAGCAG GAAGGGAGATGTTCCTTTGCCACAGATTTCAGCATGTTATTTAAGAATAAA AACTTGGATAGTTATACACAAGCCTGCCTCATTGATCATATTTT GGATGGTACTGTGCCTGTCTCATTTATACAAAAGTATCTTGTGA
- the LOC107645802 gene encoding E3 ubiquitin protein ligase DRIP2 isoform X4, with translation MVMAKVKRQKLQACITCPLCHKLLRDATTISLCLHTFCRKCIYKKLSDDEMDCCPVCYVDLGCLPLQKLRPDHNLQDIRAKIFPFRRRKIDAPQVVPSITLPAKRKERSLSSLVVNAPKVSNQTGFTGKRTKSGTRKAAEETYGEHNLGSFVADPSKKRPNEDTENSMELAEGKGDLWTPLNCLVEAANRTKSSKSNSQGTPHAKLESPSTAYGGLDMVATTTKSDLPTSLKSAFHMVKTKIKDNRHKRFGADKEGHTLHSGSAVKQKRPLRPVQERAEASETSASDTTGSRCDGKNSPIWFSLVASEDQKGDVPLPQISACYLRIKTWIVIHKPASLIIFWMVLCLSHLYKSIL, from the exons ATGGTTATGGCGAAGGTGAAGAGGCAGAAGCTGCAAGCATGCATCACGTGCCCACTCTGCCACAAACTCCTCCGAGACGCCACCACCATCTCCCTCTGCCTTCACACTT TTTGCAGGAAGTGCATATATAAGAAGCTTTCAGATGACGAGATGGATTGTTGTCCAGTATGTTATGTTGATCTCGGATGCCTTCCACTCCAAAAACTCAG GCCAGACCACAATTTGCAAGATATTAGGGCCAAAATATTCCCTTTTAGGCGAAGAAAAATCGATGCTCCCCAAGTTGTTCCTTCAATAACCTTGCCTGCAAAGAGGAAGGAAAGATCACTTTCATCATTGGTGGTTAATGCTCCCAAGGTTTCAAATCAGACTGGCTTCACAGGCAAGAGAACAAAATCTGGCACAAGAAAGGCAGCTGAAGAAACATATGGTGAACATAATCTG GGTTCTTTTGTAGCTGATCCTTCTAAGAAGAGGCCCAATGAAGATACAGAAAACAGTATGGAACTTGCAGAAGGGAAGGGTGATCTCTGGACGCCCTTGAACTGTCTCGTTGAAGCTGCCAATCGAACAAAGTCCTCCAAATCAAACTCACAAGGGACTCCTCATGCCAAGTTAGAGTCTCCATCAACTGCTTATGGTGGACTAGACATGGTTGCAACCACAACCAAATCAGACCTACCTACTTCATTGAAGAGTGCATTTCACATGGTTAAAACTAAAATCAAGGATAATAGACATAAAAGGTTCGGAGCTGACAAGGAGGGACACACCCTGCATTCAGGATCTGCAGTGAAGCAAAAAAGGCCGCTGCGTCCTGTTCAGGAAAGAGCAGAAGCATCTGAGACATCTGCCTCAGATACAACAGGGAGCAGGTGTGATGGGAAAAACAGTCCTATTTGGTTTTCCTTAGTTGCTTCGGAAGACCA GAAGGGAGATGTTCCTTTGCCACAGATTTCAGCATGTTATTTAAGAATAAA AACTTGGATAGTTATACACAAGCCTGCCTCATTGATCATATTTT GGATGGTACTGTGCCTGTCTCATTTATACAAAAGTATCTTGTGA
- the LOC107645802 gene encoding E3 ubiquitin protein ligase DRIP2 isoform X5, with translation MVMAKVKRQKLQACITCPLCHKLLRDATTISLCLHTFCRKCIYKKLSDDEMDCCPVCYVDLGCLPLQKLRPDHNLQDIRAKIFPFRRRKIDAPQVVPSITLPAKRKERSLSSLVVNAPKVSNQTGFTGKRTKSGTRKAAEETYGEHNLGSFVADPSKKRPNEDTENSMELAEGKGDLWTPLNCLVEAANRTKSSKSNSQGTPHAKLESPSTAYGGLDMVATTTKSDLPTSLKSAFHMVKTKIKDNRHKRFGADKEGHTLHSGSAVKQKRPLRPVQERAEASETSASDTTGSRCDGKNSPIWFSLVASEDQKGDVPLPQISACYLRIKPKKKKFKLAD, from the exons ATGGTTATGGCGAAGGTGAAGAGGCAGAAGCTGCAAGCATGCATCACGTGCCCACTCTGCCACAAACTCCTCCGAGACGCCACCACCATCTCCCTCTGCCTTCACACTT TTTGCAGGAAGTGCATATATAAGAAGCTTTCAGATGACGAGATGGATTGTTGTCCAGTATGTTATGTTGATCTCGGATGCCTTCCACTCCAAAAACTCAG GCCAGACCACAATTTGCAAGATATTAGGGCCAAAATATTCCCTTTTAGGCGAAGAAAAATCGATGCTCCCCAAGTTGTTCCTTCAATAACCTTGCCTGCAAAGAGGAAGGAAAGATCACTTTCATCATTGGTGGTTAATGCTCCCAAGGTTTCAAATCAGACTGGCTTCACAGGCAAGAGAACAAAATCTGGCACAAGAAAGGCAGCTGAAGAAACATATGGTGAACATAATCTG GGTTCTTTTGTAGCTGATCCTTCTAAGAAGAGGCCCAATGAAGATACAGAAAACAGTATGGAACTTGCAGAAGGGAAGGGTGATCTCTGGACGCCCTTGAACTGTCTCGTTGAAGCTGCCAATCGAACAAAGTCCTCCAAATCAAACTCACAAGGGACTCCTCATGCCAAGTTAGAGTCTCCATCAACTGCTTATGGTGGACTAGACATGGTTGCAACCACAACCAAATCAGACCTACCTACTTCATTGAAGAGTGCATTTCACATGGTTAAAACTAAAATCAAGGATAATAGACATAAAAGGTTCGGAGCTGACAAGGAGGGACACACCCTGCATTCAGGATCTGCAGTGAAGCAAAAAAGGCCGCTGCGTCCTGTTCAGGAAAGAGCAGAAGCATCTGAGACATCTGCCTCAGATACAACAGGGAGCAGGTGTGATGGGAAAAACAGTCCTATTTGGTTTTCCTTAGTTGCTTCGGAAGACCA GAAGGGAGATGTTCCTTTGCCACAGATTTCAGCATGTTATTTAAGAATAAA gccaaaaaaaaaaaaattcaaacttgCAGATTAA
- the LOC107645802 gene encoding E3 ubiquitin protein ligase DRIP2 isoform X3 encodes MTRWIVVQYVMLISDAFHSKNSDHNLQDIRAKIFPFRRRKIDAPQVVPSITLPAKRKERSLSSLVVNAPKVSNQTGFTGKRTKSGTRKAAEETYGEHNLGSFVADPSKKRPNEDTENSMELAEGKGDLWTPLNCLVEAANRTKSSKSNSQGTPHAKLESPSTAYGGLDMVATTTKSDLPTSLKSAFHMVKTKIKDNRHKRFGADKEGHTLHSGSAVKQKRPLRPVQERAEASETSASDTTGSRCDGKNSPIWFSLVASEDQKGDVPLPQISACYLRIKDGTVPVSFIQKYLVKKLNLTNEAEVEIMCRGQPVLPNLQLHNLVDLWFCSGSTTKKMPASVGSSAKDFVMVLSYCRKVVPH; translated from the exons ATGACGAGATGGATTGTTGTCCAGTATGTTATGTTGATCTCGGATGCCTTCCACTCCAAAAACTCAG ACCACAATTTGCAAGATATTAGGGCCAAAATATTCCCTTTTAGGCGAAGAAAAATCGATGCTCCCCAAGTTGTTCCTTCAATAACCTTGCCTGCAAAGAGGAAGGAAAGATCACTTTCATCATTGGTGGTTAATGCTCCCAAGGTTTCAAATCAGACTGGCTTCACAGGCAAGAGAACAAAATCTGGCACAAGAAAGGCAGCTGAAGAAACATATGGTGAACATAATCTG GGTTCTTTTGTAGCTGATCCTTCTAAGAAGAGGCCCAATGAAGATACAGAAAACAGTATGGAACTTGCAGAAGGGAAGGGTGATCTCTGGACGCCCTTGAACTGTCTCGTTGAAGCTGCCAATCGAACAAAGTCCTCCAAATCAAACTCACAAGGGACTCCTCATGCCAAGTTAGAGTCTCCATCAACTGCTTATGGTGGACTAGACATGGTTGCAACCACAACCAAATCAGACCTACCTACTTCATTGAAGAGTGCATTTCACATGGTTAAAACTAAAATCAAGGATAATAGACATAAAAGGTTCGGAGCTGACAAGGAGGGACACACCCTGCATTCAGGATCTGCAGTGAAGCAAAAAAGGCCGCTGCGTCCTGTTCAGGAAAGAGCAGAAGCATCTGAGACATCTGCCTCAGATACAACAGGGAGCAGGTGTGATGGGAAAAACAGTCCTATTTGGTTTTCCTTAGTTGCTTCGGAAGACCA GAAGGGAGATGTTCCTTTGCCACAGATTTCAGCATGTTATTTAAGAATAAA GGATGGTACTGTGCCTGTCTCATTTATACAAAAGTATCTTGTGAAGAAACTTAATCTAACAAATGAAGCAGAG GTGGAAATAATGTGCCGGGGTCAGCCTGTGTTGCCAAATTTGCAGCTGCATAACTTAGTAGACTTGTGGTTCTGCTCAGGGTCAACTACAAAGAAGATGCCGGCATCTGTGGGCTCCTCGGCTAAGGACTTTGTCATGGTTTTATCATATTGTCGAAAGGTCGTACCTCATTGA
- the LOC107645801 gene encoding ankyrin-3, with amino-acid sequence MAPDASDALAVRQKVQQFLNAARTGNLDILKNLATQLDESKDLAKTVDSIKDANKRGALHFAAREGQTEICKYLLEELKLHVDSKDDDGETALIHAARQGHTATAKYLIDRGANPTIASNLGATALHHSAGIGDTELLKYLLSTGINPDLESDAGTPLVWAAGHGQQAAVSVLLEHGANPNAETDDGITPLLSSVAASSLACLEELIQAGAKVNISAGGATPLHIAADNGSLEIINCLLKAGADPNVSDEDGVKPIQVAAARGNRGAVEILFPLTSKIDAVPNWTVDGIIEYMQSEIKKQQDESTTSRPKDTTVSHQKNVPEVAPEAKKRAAEAKARGDEAFRRQDYNMAIDSYTQAIDLDPSEGTLLSNRSLCWIKLGQAEHALADAKACRILRPDWPKACYREGAALRILQKFDEAANAFYEGVKLDPENKELVNAFREAVEAGRKFHGTKAQNNS; translated from the exons ATGGCTCCCGATGCTTCCGACGCTCTCGCAG TGAGGCAGAAAGTTCAGCAATTTCTGAACGCTGCTCGCACCGGCAATCTTGATATCCTCAAGA ATTTAGCGACTCAGCTGGACGAGTCCAAGGATTTGGCCAAGACCGTGGACTCAATTAAGGACGCAAACAAGCGAGGAGCCCTGCACTTCGCCGCCCGCGAAGGCCAGACCGAGATTTGCAAGTACTTGCTTGAGGAATTGAAGCTCCATGTCGATTCAAAAGACGATGATG GGGAAACTGCTCTCATTCATGCTGCTCGTCAGGGGCACACTGCCACTGCTAAATATCTCATTGACCGTGGTGCTAATCCCACCATAGCTAGCAATTTAGGGGCTACGGCCTTGCACCATTCTGCAGGGATAG GGGATACTGAGCTGCTCAAGTATTTGCTTTCTACAGGAATTAATCCTGATTTGGAAAGTGATGCCGGAACGCCTTTGGTTTGGGCTGCCGGTCATGGCCAACAAGCTGCTGTCAGTGTTCTACTAGAACATGGTGCAAAT CCTAATGCTGAAACCGATGATGGTATTACCCCACTCCTTTCATCTGTGGCAGCCAGCTCGCTGGCATGCTTAGAGGAGTTAATTCAG GCCGGTGCGAAAGTAAATATTAGTGCTGGCGGAGCAACTCCTTTACACATTGCAGCTGATAATGGCAGTCTGGAAATTATAAATTGCTTATTGAAAGCTGGAGCTGATCCTAATGTGTCCGATGAG GATGGTGTTAAGCCAATACAAGTTGCAGCTGCAAGGGGCAATCGTGGAGCTGTTGAGATATTGTTCCCCTTGACATCCAAGATTGATGCCGTTCCTAATTGGACTGTTGATGGGATAATCGAGTATATGCAGTCTGAAATTAAGAAGCAACAG GATGAATCAACAACTAGCCGGCCGAAGGATACTACTGTGTCTCATCAGAAAAATGTCCCTGAG GTGGCACCTGAAGCCAAAAAGAGAGCAGCAGAAGCAAAAGCAAGAGGGGATGAGGCCTTTAGGAGGCAAGACTACAACATGGCTATAGATTCTTATACCCAA GCAATTGATCTGGACCCTAGTGAGGGTACTTTGCTATCCAATAGAAGTCTCTGTTGGATTAAGTTGGGTCAAGCTGAGCATGCTTTAGCCGATGCAAAGGCGTGCAGAATATTAAGACCGGATTGGCCGAAAGCCTGTTATAGGGAAGGAGCAGCTTTGAGAATTTTACAG AAGTTTGATGAAGCTGCAAATGCTTTTTATGAGGGAGTAAAGCTTGATCCTGAGAATAAGGAGCTAGTAAATGCATTCAG GGAAGCTGTCGAAGCTGGGAGGAAGTTTCATGGTACAAAAGCTCAGAATAATTCATAA